One genomic segment of Parus major isolate Abel chromosome 10, Parus_major1.1, whole genome shotgun sequence includes these proteins:
- the ISL2 gene encoding insulin gene enhancer protein ISL-2: MVDILLPRPLQGAMGEPSKRRPGLALCAGCGGRIQDPFLLRVSPDLEWHVACLKCAECGQPLDETCTCFLRDGKAYCKRDYSRLFGIKCAQCRAAFSSSDLVMRARDHVYHLECFRCAACGRQLLPGDQFCLRERDLLCRADHGPPPDGTAARGPRSPALTPAAAAHLAEPVPGRPPAPRPPAHKAAEKTTRVRTVLNEKQLHTLRTCYAANPRPDALMKEQLVEMTGLSPRVIRVWFQNKRCKDKKKSILMKQLQQQQHSDKTSLQGLTGTPLVAGSPIRHESAVQGSAVEVQTYQPPWKALSEFALQSDLEQPAAFQQLVSFSESGSLGTSSGSDVTSLSSQLPDTPNSMVPSPAET; this comes from the exons ATGGTGGACATCCTCCTCCCGCGGCCGCTCCAGGGCGCCATGGGGGAGCCCTCCAAGA GGCGGCCGGGGCTGGCCCTGTGCGCGGGCTGCGGGGGCCGCATCCAGGACCCGTTCCTGCTGCGGGTGTCGCCGGACCTGGAGTGGCACGTCGCCTGCCTCAAGTGCGCCGAGTGCGGGCAGCCCCTGGACGAGACCTGCACATGCTTCCTGCGCGACGGCAAGGCCTACTGCAAACGGGATTACAGCAG GCTCTTCGGCATCAAGTGCGCCCAGTGCCGGGCGGCGTTCAGTAGCAGCGACCTGGTGATGCGCGCTCGCGACCACGTCTACCACCTGGAGTGCTTCCGCTGCGCCGCCTGCGGCCGCCAGCTCCTGCCCGGCGACCAGTTCTGCCTGCGGGAGCGCGACCTGCTCTGCCGCGCCGACCACGGGCCGCCCCCCGACGGCACCGCCGCCCGCGGACCGCGCAGCCCCGCGCTAACGCCGGCCGCCGCCGCGCACCTCGCAG AACCGGTGCCCGGGCGGCCGCCCGCCCCGCGGCCGCCGGCGCACAAGGCGGCGGAGAAGACCACCCGCGTGCGGACGGTGCTGAACGAGAAGCAACTGCACACGCTGCGGACCTGCTACGCCGCCAACCCGCGCCCCGACGCCCTGATGAAGGAGCAGCTTGTGGAAATGACGGGGCTCAGTCCCCGCGTCATCCGCGTCTGGTTCCAGAACAAGCGCTGCAAGGACAAGAAAAAGTCTATCCTCAtgaagcagctccagcagcagcagcacagcgACAAGACG AGCCTGCAGGGTCTCACCGGCACGCCGCTGGTGGCCGGCAGCCCCATCCGCCACGAGAGCGCCGTGCAGGGCAGCGCCGTGGAGGTCCAGACCTACCAGCCGCCCTGGAAAGCGCTCAGCGAGTTCGCCCTGCAGAGCGACCTGGAGCAGCCCGCCGCCTTCCAGCAGCTG GTCTCCTTCTCCGAGTCCGGATCCCTGGGCACCTCCTCCGGCAGCGACGTGACCTCGCTGTCCTCCCAACTCCCCGACACCCCCAACAGCATGGTACCCAGCCCGGCCGAGACGTGA